Proteins from a single region of Crassaminicella profunda:
- the aroQ gene encoding type II 3-dehydroquinate dehydratase: MKILIVNGPNINFLGIRERNIYGEKTYKQMCIYLHEEGKKLGLEVDIVQSNIEGEVVNFIQEAYGKYDGIVINPAAYTHYSIAIYDTIKGVGIPTVEVHISNVHKREEYRKKSVTAAACIGQICGLGIEGYVLAMRALMNISE; encoded by the coding sequence TTGAAAATATTAATTGTGAATGGACCGAATATTAATTTTTTAGGAATAAGAGAAAGAAATATCTATGGAGAAAAGACTTATAAACAAATGTGCATATACTTACATGAAGAAGGAAAGAAGTTAGGTTTAGAAGTGGATATTGTTCAAAGCAATATAGAAGGAGAAGTTGTAAATTTCATACAAGAAGCGTATGGAAAATATGATGGGATCGTCATCAATCCTGCTGCTTATACCCATTATAGTATTGCAATCTATGATACAATAAAAGGCGTAGGAATTCCTACAGTTGAGGTTCATATTAGTAATGTTCATAAAAGAGAAGAATACAGAAAAAAATCTGTTACAGCAGCTGCGTGTATTGGGCAAATATGTGGATTAGGTATAGAGGGATATGTTTTAGCTATGAGGGCATTAATGAATATAAGTGAATAA
- a CDS encoding RluA family pseudouridine synthase translates to MREINIGKNEENQRIDKFLRKYMAKASLSFIYKMIRKKNIKVNKKRTENHYILKEGDYIQLYLSEETIEGFIEKKEIKKIEKNFGIVYEDKNILLAEKPQGLLVHEDLKENENTLVNQVIKYLYDNKEYDPEVEKTFVPASVNRLDRNTSGIVMIGKNNETLQNLNEMIRNKEDVRKYYLTIVKGNVKDKKELKGYLIKDEKTNKVKIIDSKKQGAKEIHTIYQKIKTNGQYSLIEVEIITGRTHQIRAHLASIGHPLVGDGKYGDMKINKNFKNQFGLKHQFLHAYKIYFEQGIGNLGYLKGKSFYSNLPQKLEKIKIDLFSSSL, encoded by the coding sequence ATGAGAGAAATAAATATAGGAAAAAATGAGGAAAATCAAAGAATAGATAAATTTCTTAGAAAATATATGGCAAAAGCTTCCCTAAGTTTCATTTATAAAATGATTCGAAAAAAAAATATTAAGGTAAATAAAAAAAGAACAGAAAATCATTACATATTAAAAGAAGGAGATTATATTCAACTATATTTAAGTGAAGAAACCATAGAAGGATTTATTGAAAAAAAAGAGATAAAAAAAATAGAGAAGAATTTTGGCATTGTTTATGAAGATAAAAATATATTGTTAGCAGAAAAGCCCCAAGGTCTTTTAGTTCATGAAGATTTAAAAGAAAATGAAAACACATTAGTGAATCAAGTAATAAAATATTTATATGACAATAAAGAATATGATCCAGAAGTAGAAAAAACTTTTGTTCCTGCTAGTGTGAATCGATTAGATCGAAATACTAGCGGTATTGTTATGATTGGGAAAAATAATGAAACTTTACAAAATCTTAATGAAATGATTCGAAATAAAGAGGATGTAAGAAAATATTATTTAACCATTGTAAAAGGAAACGTGAAAGATAAAAAGGAATTGAAAGGATATCTAATCAAGGATGAAAAAACAAATAAAGTAAAAATTATTGATTCAAAAAAGCAGGGGGCAAAAGAAATCCATACCATCTATCAAAAAATTAAAACAAATGGACAGTATAGCCTAATAGAAGTTGAAATTATAACAGGTAGAACCCATCAAATACGTGCACATCTAGCAAGTATTGGACATCCACTTGTTGGAGATGGAAAATATGGAGATATGAAAATAAATAAAAATTTTAAGAATCAATTTGGGTTAAAACATCAGTTTTTACATGCCTACAAAATATACTTTGAGCAAGGAATTGGAAATTTAGGGTATTTAAAAGGGAAAAGTTTTTATTCAAATTTACCTCAAAAATTAGAAAAAATAAAAATTGATTTATTTTCATCATCACTGTAA